One Diabrotica virgifera virgifera chromosome 3, PGI_DIABVI_V3a genomic window carries:
- the LOC114327911 gene encoding glutaredoxin-like, translating into MFKFSNYFFFKRDSSISSKGDTINSPKLALVKQMIKSDKIVIFSKSYCIYCKMVKELFDKCDAQYTEYVLDGRDDGEEIQKILGDLTGATTVPRVFVNEKCLGGRAECKQLYDSGKLQKLLIF; encoded by the coding sequence ATGTTCAAATTTTCAAATTACTTTTTCTTCAAGCGCGACTCCAGCATTTCCTCAAAAGGAGACACAATAAACTCTCCAAAACTAGCTTTGGTGAAACAAATGATAAAAAGTGACAAAATCGTAATATTCTCAAAGTCGTATTGTATATACTGCAAGATGGTCAAAGAACTGTTCGACAAATGTGATGCACAATACACCGAATACGTTTTGGATGGTAGAGATGACGGAGaagaaattcagaaaattttGGGGGATCTTACCGGAGCCACTACTGTGCCGAGAGTTTTTGTAAATGAGAAATGTTTAGGCGGAAGAGCTGAATGTAAACAATTATATGATTCCGGAAAACTACAAAAACTGTTGATTTTCTAG